In Syngnathoides biaculeatus isolate LvHL_M chromosome 8, ASM1980259v1, whole genome shotgun sequence, the genomic stretch TGACGAAAACGGAGTTTGTTTGCAAAACCTCGTCCAGATCTTTCTCCCTGCAGATAAAAGCACATATGGCACGTTTATGTGAAATATGTAACTTGAAAGCGAACTGTGCTTTGGCTGAATAAAGGTTGAGAATGGATGAAACGACGACATTCGGAATTTATAAGAGATTGTATTTATAACAAAAATTAAAGTTgggtgtgtgtctatatattcAGAACATACTTGACGCTCTACTTACGCTCCGGATCGCCAGCTGagaactttattcttgtaacagGCAATTTCGAACCGCTTGCCTCCTTTCTTCATCCGCACCACCGCCACATTCGTAAGCCTTATTTGATTTGTCGGTGTAAATATGGACATGTTTACTCCGTTTAACTACACTGGGTTTGAAGAAGATAAACGTGTTGTCAAAACCTCTTCCCGTTTTGACGTCAGTCTTCGTGTGTTCATCAATTTAGAATCCGCTGAGAAACAACAATGGTGAGCATATGTCCCCCAGGCTAATCGCACTGAAACCCTTAAAGGGAgataagagggggggggggggacatataAATCAATAATAAcctcaataatttttttttaaaagtgataTAAATGGTTTGGAATAACAGTAAACAACAAAGTAAGGGAAAGCTAAAATTCCAGTCAATTAATGTTGAAACATCAAGAAATGGCAATTGGAAACAATTAATTTAATATCAAAACCAAGAAAATTGAGTTGCtgtaaaaattaaacatttgtggTGAACGTAAACAACGAAGTAtggaaaatgcaaacaaaacttCCCTAATGATTGTTATTTTCCCCTAAATCGACGTCGCAAACATCTAAATCCAGAACATTTTCATAAAACGAATATTTTCTTGGGTTTAGAAAAACTGCTATATCTGGTTTGTGAAGAAGGTAAACAACAAAATGGGTGAAAGGTAAGAGAAACTTGTAGTCAGGACGAATATTGGGGAGGGACTCGTGTGCCTGAACTCCgcgacaaaaagaaaataccgCGTGCCTGAAGGACCTTCAAGAGTTCGGTGAGGCGCCTGTTTAAAAACTAAGCATCGCTTACTTATCTAGTTTCTTGCTTTCGTTTATTTCCTGTAAAACGCTGCGTCTGTTTGTTGACAGTTCTagtttgtgcttgtttttttctccgcctcctgccttcACCCCTTCAAGGGCGATGTTGTCACTCTTTGCCAGGTCTGCTTTCTCAACATGTAAGTCAAAAATGTGCTCTGTTGCGTTCTCTAACGTCACATATTAAGTCCTACTGCAAGCCTACTAACATTTTGCTATTATTggctggggagggggggtgttagTGGCTATTTGTGTGAAAGTTAACGTTGAAACTGACACAGAAGAGATCGTCATGTTTTAATTTGCAACACGTTCCAGTAGCTTGGAGTTGCTGTGTTTGGAATCACGCCCCCTCCCACCTTTTCAGTGCCCTACACAATATTGTTATGTAGTCCTGTACGTATGTGTACCAAGTCCCACGATACATCTTGAAAAGTAAATACTACCACACCAGACTGCTctttctaactttgtctccaaaacatccaactttggctgtccctctaatgataaAGCCGGGATAAAGCCATGCTCCCCCTCTCCCCACCAATGAGCTGTTCAAAAGACCAGTGTGTCCCCTTcagagccacagtctctaatccgtacatcatggccggcctcaccactgttttatgaactttgctcttcattctagcagagactcttgtgtcacataacacaccagacaccttctgccagcttttCTAACCTGGTTGGACCCGTTTcgtcacttctttaccacactctccattggtctgtattggtgaccccaagtatttgaagtcgaccaccctcactatctcttctccctggaggttcactcttcctcctctgcccctcacattcatggacatatcttctgttttacttcggctaatcttcattcctctcctttccagtgtgtgcctcctacTTTCTAAtggttcctccgcctgctccctgctttcactgcaaatcacaatatctacgaacatcatagtccagggggattccagtctaacctcatcagtcagcctatccattactaccgcaaacaagaaggggctcagcgcgcatccctgatgcagtcccacctccaccttaaattcttctgacacaccaacggcacacctcaccattgttctgctgccctcatacatgtcctgtactattctaacatatttctctgccacaccagacttgcgcatgcagtaccacagttcctttcttggtactctgtcattggctttctctcggtctacaaagacacagtgtagcaccaatcggataaattaatgctcgggaaaaaaaaaaaaacttcacgcttcacctatcacctgtgttctctgacctctatgtcacacaagatggcgtaattggaaacctatccattgaggAGGAAAGATGGCCATAAAGTGGTTGTTTTGTATTACTATTATGTATTATACAAAAAATCAACAAGATGAAGGTGATCTAATGTGTGCAACAGCAGTCAcgtagaggggaaaaaatggcccTCCTGCCTAAGAAGTGATCTAGAACAATATTTAATATGGCTGATGTATAAGATCTGTATAGTCTGTTGTATAAAAATCACAGGGAACGATTCTCATAGTGTGATAGATTCTGGTACCACTAGTggtacacaaaaaaatcactgccGAGGTAGTATGGTtaagttgtatttcattttgtggTAAAATACATGCATTTAATCTAAGAAATTTTAAAACCTTAATAGGCACAAGTTTAATTTAACTATTAACTTAACAGTTATAATGAACTAATGAATTTAATTTCTAAGTAAacaattttttaataattattattatttttttaatagacagGGGAGCCGGGCCCTACAGCCAAACTGTCATCCGGGCCATGTCGTCGTCCAGCGGTGCCACCGCCCCTTACACCACACTGGCCATCAGCCGTCCAGCGCAGGCGGTCACACACGTGGAGCTCCACCGTCCCAACAAGCGCAATGCCATGAACAAAGCTTTCTGGAGGCAGGAATCgctttcatcatttttgttgGTTTGCGATAATGAGATAAAACTGAATAATAAATGAGCGTTTGATTCGCTGATTGTATCCGTACTGTAGCCACAAAAATCGGTGAATATCTCAAACAGTGTAgttcaaaactgagcattttgtttttccacacccGGATTTGCGTCCTCGCTCAGTGAGATGGTGGATTGTTTCAACGAGATCTCTGGTGACCCGGACTGCAGAGTGGTGGTGGTCTCTGCTGCAGGGAAGCTCTTCACAGCAGGTGTCACAAGTTTTGTTTCAAAGTTGAATCTTTCCACACGGGTTTCAGAACACGTGTCATTATTTGCTCATTTCTGTTCATCCAGGAATCGATCTGATGGACATGGCCGCTGACGTGCTGCAGCCCGACGGCGACGACACGGCCCGGATTTCTTGGAACCTTAGGAAGACCATCAGCAAGTATCAGGAAACGTTCTCCGTCATCGAGAGGGTAGTCACACATATGATTGTCGAGGTATGTTTATTGTGATGAAATACTTtataaattaaatcattttcatGCTGTAGTGTCCAAAGCCAGTCGTGGTTGCCGTCCATGGAGCCTGTGTGGGAGGAGGTACGATGACATCATCACATTAGCTctttgaaattcatttaaaaacgaGTTACTTCATTCAACCCATGAAGGAGATTTAACTGCTCATAACAATGATATGATGAGAATAATGCACAttgcccccccctcaaaaaataatgtcaaaacATAATAGTGAGCATTTTATGAGTAAAGGGTGAAAATGAAAAGctttttataaaaatgtatgtcTCCACGCaaaggttatgaaaaaggtgtacactttcattctaatatgccaCCACCACCAAGtggttatataaaaaaaaaagtatgtagcCTCCTCTTTCATGACAAAATGATAGAAATTGTAAAATTGACTGTGTTTTGCCtggcccttcatgttttctttgaagaattgtacacatcttacaaattctgccttgGTAATCAaacatgagcacaactgtgtgttttctcacTTACCAATTACaagtagggctgtgaatttcaaaataaaagtaaattgaaaaaagaagtattacatgttcaaataaagtacttcactttaaaataaataacgaACAAAATACCGATGCAACCTCGTGTGCTTTTTTGCCAGGAGTGGACCTGATTACCGCCTGTGACATCCGCTTATGCACACAAGATGCCTGGTTCCAAGTCAAGGTATTACAATATCAAATAGCATCGATCACGCACTCGGCCACACCCCTTAAGGGCACACACCCAACACATAAATGCTACGATGcatacagtaattacactttACGAAACAAGTATATTTTCTTtcatatttactgtactttCTGTTTGATGTTTTGTAGGAAAAAAACGTGCTATATTTCACGGACACACCCCCAGGTTTTGTGATCTGTAAGCAGGAGTAAgataggttttcttttttttttttcaccattgtcGCTTATAACATGTCTGAATTAATTCCTGCAATTTCGGGCCGacaaaccgcaacttttttcacacgctttcaaccctgcggtttatgtggtgatgcggcaaatttgtgcattttttgtaaggGCCGCAAAGGGGcgcttgagcggaaaaggttaagaaggagaccggtggaatatatgtgccgaggaagtgacatttaccggtccggccctgttagtgctgtggttGTGTGCTACTGCCGTCTCTCAgtgttttttaccggtatgtttttttaaccggtgtgatggtctgagcgcttccAGTGCTTGAAAGCGTGACTCATTTTTGGGGATGAGGGGCTACACAGTTTTATGCTTGGCATTGTTGTGACACAGGAAGTGGACATCGGGTTGGCGGCGGACGTCGGAACGCTGCAAAGGCTCCCGAAAGTCATCGGCAGCCGTAGGTAAAGGACTCGTTATCGCACAAGGAATTAATATGGTGAACCCCCCTTTTCATTGCAAGTGATATGTTCCAGACCCACTCGTTATATGTGAAAACCCACATTACAGAGACTACATACTACAAATATATCCTTTCATTcattcttagccacttatcctcacaagggtggcggggagtgctggagcctatcctagctgtcgacgggcaggaagcggggtacaccctgaactggttgccagccaatcgcaaggcacatcgagccaaacagccgcactcacaatcacacctcggggcaatttagagtgtccaattaatgttgcatgtttttgggatgtggaaggaaaccggagtgcccggagaaaacccacgcaggcatggggaaaaacattcaaactccacacaggcggggccaggattgtacccgggtcctcagaactgtaagggcaacgctttacagctgcgctacCATggtggtttactcccacatccccaaacatgCATAGTATGTTGGTCGAAGACTCCAATTTGTCTGTAAGTaagaatttgtgtgtgtatatatgccatgtgattggctgccgaccagttcagggtgtaccacggcGCAGTCTCCTGTGGGGGGAGGCAGAGATGGGAcgttgggatagactccagcatatCCGAGACTccagtgaggataaatggtatgGACATTGAAAAACGGGTGATATAGTAGGGGTACTACAGTATGGGGGAGGGAACACtgtaaaataatgacatttgatGTATAAACGTGGttgctatttttatttgactCCAGCCTGGTGAATGACCTGGCTCTGACGGCTCGAAAGATGTACGCCGACGAGGCCCTGAACAGCGGACTGGTcaggtaaacatttttttgtaaataattcaaggtaccactgtagtactgcatggaGCTTTACCTTAATATGGAGGATATGCACTGAATGCTCAAGGGGCTTCCATATTGAAGTGGGTTGAGTGTTACTCTTTCCGCGTCCAGCCGAGTGTTTGCAGACAAGGAGGCCATGATGGCGAGCGCGCTGGAGATGGCCGGAGAGGTGGCTGCCCGCAGCCCCATTGCCGTGCAGGGCACCAAAGTCAACCTGATCTACTCCCGGGACCACAGTGTGGCCGAGGGGCTCGACTACATGGTAAGGAAGTTAGCCTGTCAGCAAAGCCTGGAGAAACTTTAGTACTCAGAGGACAcactttattcatttaatggatggatccattggtctttttttgaatgagatttaaaaaaaaaaaaaaaattggggggagCTAATGTTTCATTAGTTTATTGAAATTATAAAATAactccttttaaaaatatttatatattttttagaattctaaatctcaatttaaaaaaaaaaatattggtactTTACTTGATTGAGTCACCTTTATTGTAATGAAATTGAATTAAAGTATACTTGTTTACCTACTTATTTAATAGTTTAATGTTTTTTATGACTTctcatttaatttttatatctagaaataatttaatgatcaccatatttaatgcaataaaacaaaatgcataTCCAAGTTTAATCACttatttgcacatttcatatttttttcaattttaaccaaatttattaaaataaaatgttgaaatgtttttggctAATAGTTTAACATTTATTCTTACACTGTATTATtgaataaaatttcaaaatgatgaaaatttagcagtttaataaatatttcactttttttcattagttAATTGTCAACCCATTAACTTAACAAAATAGACTTGAGGTTTACACAATTTATTGTATTGAGTTGAAGGGTTTATATGACCCAAATCTTtaatacattgttaaataaaatGGGTACATAGTTCAAATGTATATGTAcagtggagcaaaaaaaaaaaaaagcggtttTCATCATCGTTATACTTCACCTATGAGAGACAAAAGTAAGGGAAATCAGTGATTTTTAAGGAATTTATTAGTCAAATATGGTGTACCCTAATAAGTATTCGGTCAACTATAAACAAGCAAGCTTTGTGGTTCTCACAGGCCTGTAGCTTCTTCTCTAAGAGGTTCCTCCGTCCTCATGTACTTTTCctagtctgcttgacacatacatttttcagatggtaaaaagcagtttttgtgattgatttatgACTGTTGAAACTCGCGTCAGAATcttatcagaacaccaaggtttcggacttgtctttggtttttaaagatagtgagtccaggtatttactaacagcaattctcatTAAAACATCCTTCCATCAGCACGGGCATTGAAGATGAAACATTGCTGGGTGTTTTTAGCATAACAATGAGCCCAAACACACCACCTGGGCAACGGGGTGGCTTCATAAGAACCATTTCAAGGTCCTTGTGTgacctcgccagtctccagatctcaagCCCATATTCAAAATACAAGTAACAAACTTTGAAGACTTACAGATCCTGTTTGACCTGTGTCAATTTTGTGGCTTGTGGACCGTAGTTTTCCCACCCCTGAGGTAACTCAATATAAGGGGGTCAGTGTGGCTCTGTAttctgattttcttttcttttactttatttCCAGGCTACGTGGAACATGAGCATGCTTCAGACCCAAGATGTGATGAAATCCGCTCAGGCCGCCATGGAAAAGAAGAGCGTCAAAAGTGTAACGTTCTCCAAACTCTGAACAAAGTGAACAAGCTAGGGTCCCCGGACTGGCTTTAAAGGGGTGTCCAAAGAGCCACCATCATTAAAAAATTGAATATGTCCACAATCTAATGCATCATGTGACATGGTGCTCATTTTCTTTAACCAGTTTGTAaatgttgcataattttaagATAAAAAGTGTACATCTGATCAGTAGCCTGACTTTGCAATTGAGTCAATTTCTAGCTTTATCACTCGAAAATAAATTTGTACATGAATGTTTCTAGTAATGCTTCTGATTAGACTAAAGACCACCCCCAGCGACAACTTAAAGCAGATGTTTAGAAATGTGTAACCTACAGAAAGCTCAggccaaaatgttgttttactGTCGTGCCAAGGAACTGTGTTCAAGTACATTGAGGAGCTTCCAGTTTGCTTTGGCACCATCAATAGGCAATGATTCACCAttta encodes the following:
- the ech1 gene encoding delta(3,5)-Delta(2,4)-dienoyl-CoA isomerase, mitochondrial isoform X2, whose protein sequence is MSSSSGATAPYTTLAISRPAQAVTHVELHRPNKRNAMNKAFWSEMVDCFNEISGDPDCRVVVVSAAGKLFTAGIDLMDMAADVLQPDGDDTARISWNLRKTISKYQETFSVIERCPKPVVVAVHGACVGGGVDLITACDIRLCTQDAWFQVKEVDIGLAADVGTLQRLPKVIGSRSLVNDLALTARKMYADEALNSGLVSRVFADKEAMMASALEMAGEVAARSPIAVQGTKVNLIYSRDHSVAEGLDYMATWNMSMLQTQDVMKSAQAAMEKKSVKSVTFSKL
- the ech1 gene encoding delta(3,5)-Delta(2,4)-dienoyl-CoA isomerase, mitochondrial isoform X1; translation: MLSLFARSAFSTYRGAGPYSQTVIRAMSSSSGATAPYTTLAISRPAQAVTHVELHRPNKRNAMNKAFWSEMVDCFNEISGDPDCRVVVVSAAGKLFTAGIDLMDMAADVLQPDGDDTARISWNLRKTISKYQETFSVIERCPKPVVVAVHGACVGGGVDLITACDIRLCTQDAWFQVKEVDIGLAADVGTLQRLPKVIGSRSLVNDLALTARKMYADEALNSGLVSRVFADKEAMMASALEMAGEVAARSPIAVQGTKVNLIYSRDHSVAEGLDYMATWNMSMLQTQDVMKSAQAAMEKKSVKSVTFSKL